One stretch of Streptomyces sp. NBC_00443 DNA includes these proteins:
- a CDS encoding DUF2252 domain-containing protein, translated as MTTPVTPSERALRGKAARKHVSRSAHAAWVPSVDRPDPVAVLERQGRDRLPELLPIRYGRMTASPFAFLRGAAAVMAADLAAAPHTGLTVQLCGDAHLLNFGLYASPERSLLFDLNDFDETFCGPFEWDVKRLATSVAVAAREIGHPDAKAGRAALEAVTAYRTTIRRLAQLGELAVWHTRVDTQQLLPLVRSTRDRRRVEASLGRARRRTSMRGFDRLTEIVDGRRRIIHDPPLLERAGTSDMAALRKIFSDYRSTLSEERRLLLDRYRFMDAARKVVGVGSVGLRCFIVLLAGRDTEDPLFLQIKEARPSVLEEHLPSGPYVHPGHRVVAGQRLMQAAGDVFLGWMSGPQGRAFYWRQLREMKGSTDVAGMSPQDLLAYARLCGTTLARAHARSGDRIAIAGYLGGADTFDRAVTDFALAYANQTVGDHTALGAAVGAGVVRAAPGI; from the coding sequence GTGACGACCCCCGTGACGCCCTCCGAGCGAGCCCTCCGCGGCAAGGCCGCCCGCAAGCACGTGTCCCGCTCCGCCCACGCCGCCTGGGTCCCCTCCGTCGACCGGCCCGACCCCGTCGCCGTACTGGAACGCCAGGGCCGCGACCGGCTGCCGGAGCTGCTGCCGATCAGGTACGGCCGGATGACGGCGTCCCCGTTCGCCTTCCTGCGCGGCGCCGCCGCCGTGATGGCGGCCGACCTCGCCGCCGCCCCGCACACCGGCCTCACCGTGCAGCTGTGCGGCGACGCCCACCTGCTCAACTTCGGCCTGTACGCCTCCCCGGAACGCTCCCTGCTGTTCGACCTGAACGACTTCGACGAGACGTTCTGCGGCCCGTTCGAATGGGACGTGAAACGGCTCGCCACCTCGGTCGCCGTGGCCGCCCGCGAGATCGGCCACCCGGACGCCAAGGCCGGCCGCGCGGCCCTGGAGGCCGTGACCGCGTACCGCACCACCATCCGGCGGCTGGCCCAGCTCGGCGAGCTCGCCGTCTGGCACACGCGCGTCGACACCCAGCAGCTCCTGCCCCTGGTCCGCTCCACCCGCGACCGCCGCCGCGTCGAGGCCAGCCTCGGCCGCGCACGCCGCCGCACCAGCATGCGGGGCTTCGACAGGCTGACCGAGATCGTCGACGGACGTCGGCGCATCATCCACGACCCGCCGCTCCTCGAACGCGCCGGCACCTCCGACATGGCCGCCCTGCGGAAGATCTTCAGCGACTACCGCTCGACCCTCTCCGAGGAGCGCCGCCTGCTCCTCGACCGCTACCGCTTCATGGACGCCGCCCGCAAGGTCGTCGGCGTCGGCAGTGTCGGACTGCGCTGCTTCATCGTGCTGCTCGCCGGACGGGACACCGAAGACCCGCTGTTCCTCCAGATCAAGGAGGCACGGCCGTCCGTACTGGAGGAACATCTGCCGAGCGGGCCCTACGTCCACCCCGGCCATCGCGTCGTCGCGGGCCAGCGTCTGATGCAGGCGGCCGGTGACGTCTTCCTCGGCTGGATGTCGGGACCGCAGGGCCGTGCCTTCTACTGGCGTCAGCTACGCGAGATGAAGGGCTCCACGGACGTCGCGGGCATGAGCCCGCAGGACCTCCTCGCCTACGCCCGCCTGTGCGGCACGACCCTCGCCCGCGCCCACGCCCGCTCCGGCGACCGCATCGCCATCGCCGGCTACCTCGGCGGCGCCGACACCTTCGACCGCGCGGTCACCGACTTCGCCCTGGCCTACGCGAACCAGACGGTCGGCGACCACACGGCCCTGGGCGCGGCCGTCGGCGCCGGGGTGGTCAGGGCGGCACCCGGGATCTGA
- the htpX gene encoding zinc metalloprotease HtpX, whose translation MQSRFRSDRRLTARMGITLFLLGLLYVAFVVALIFLLKSWVLVVVVAAALLGAQYWFSDRVALFAMRGRVVEREEYPELHGVVDRLCAIADMPKPVVAVSEMDMPNAFATGRNPDHAVVCVTTGLLRRLRPDELEGVLAHELSHVAHKDVAVITVASFLGVIAGLIVRFAFYSQLFSDGRRDQNTAAIFAVVMGVSAAVYALSFLLIRALSRYRELAADRAAALLTGRPSALASALTKVSGDIARIPTKDLRTAQAFNAFYFTPALGREPGIARIFSTHPSLEQRLDQLGRISAELGEAAAPGGA comes from the coding sequence ATGCAGAGTCGCTTCCGGAGTGATCGGCGGTTGACCGCCCGTATGGGGATCACTCTGTTTCTGCTCGGGTTGTTGTACGTGGCGTTCGTCGTCGCGTTGATCTTTCTGCTGAAGTCCTGGGTGCTCGTCGTGGTCGTTGCGGCGGCGCTGCTGGGGGCGCAGTACTGGTTCTCCGACCGGGTCGCGCTGTTCGCGATGCGGGGGCGGGTCGTGGAGCGGGAGGAGTATCCCGAGCTGCACGGGGTCGTCGACCGGCTGTGCGCCATCGCCGACATGCCCAAGCCCGTGGTCGCCGTGTCGGAGATGGACATGCCGAACGCGTTCGCCACCGGGCGGAACCCCGATCATGCCGTGGTCTGTGTGACCACGGGGCTGCTGCGGCGGCTGCGGCCGGACGAGCTGGAGGGTGTGCTCGCGCACGAGCTGTCACACGTGGCGCACAAGGACGTCGCCGTGATCACGGTCGCCTCGTTCCTCGGTGTGATCGCGGGGCTGATCGTACGGTTCGCCTTCTACTCGCAGCTGTTCAGCGACGGGCGCCGGGATCAGAACACCGCCGCGATCTTCGCCGTCGTCATGGGCGTGTCGGCGGCCGTGTACGCGCTCAGCTTCCTGCTGATCCGGGCCCTGTCCCGGTACCGGGAGCTGGCCGCCGACCGGGCCGCGGCACTGCTCACCGGACGGCCCTCGGCGCTGGCGTCCGCGCTCACCAAGGTCTCCGGCGACATCGCCCGCATCCCGACCAAGGACCTGCGGACGGCACAGGCCTTCAACGCCTTCTACTTCACGCCGGCCCTGGGCCGCGAGCCCGGCATCGCGCGCATCTTCTCGACTCACCCGAGCCTTGAGCAGCGGCTCGACCAGCTGGGGCGGATCTCCGCCGAGCTGGGTGAGGCGGCGGCTCCCGGAGGGGCGTGA
- a CDS encoding DUF4191 domain-containing protein, translated as MARKDTAADAANPGRLKQIALTYKMTRKADKKIGLVLAAVGIVTFGVFLAIGFLIGHPIYLGILGLLLAFLASAIVFGRRAERAAFGQMEGQPGAAAAVLDNIGRGWNTTPAVAMNRSQDVVHRAVGKAGIVLVAEGNPNRVKTLLAAEKRKMNRIVADVPVHDLIVGTGDGQVPLKKLRTTMLKLPRVLTGPQVTATNDRLKAMGDLMSNMPLPKGPMPKGMKLPKGGPKAR; from the coding sequence ATGGCGAGGAAGGACACGGCAGCGGACGCTGCAAACCCCGGGCGACTCAAGCAGATCGCTCTGACCTACAAGATGACCCGCAAGGCCGACAAGAAGATCGGTCTTGTACTCGCGGCTGTCGGAATCGTCACCTTCGGTGTCTTCCTCGCGATCGGTTTCTTGATCGGTCACCCCATCTATCTCGGCATCCTGGGCCTGTTGCTCGCCTTCCTCGCGTCGGCGATCGTCTTCGGGCGCCGGGCCGAGCGGGCGGCCTTCGGGCAGATGGAGGGCCAGCCGGGCGCCGCCGCGGCGGTGCTGGACAACATCGGCCGGGGCTGGAACACGACCCCCGCGGTGGCGATGAACCGCAGCCAGGACGTGGTCCACCGGGCCGTCGGCAAGGCCGGCATCGTGCTGGTCGCCGAGGGCAACCCGAACCGGGTGAAGACCCTGCTGGCCGCCGAGAAGAGGAAGATGAACCGCATCGTCGCGGACGTGCCGGTGCACGACCTGATCGTGGGCACGGGCGATGGCCAGGTCCCGCTGAAGAAGCTGCGGACCACCATGCTGAAACTGCCGCGCGTGCTGACCGGCCCCCAGGTGACCGCCACCAACGACCGGCTCAAGGCCATGGGCGACCTGATGAGCAACATGCCGTTGCCGAAGGGCCCGATGCCCAAGGGCATGAAGCTGCCGAAGGGCGGGCCGAAGGCTCGCTGA
- the lipA gene encoding lipoyl synthase gives MSAVSPDGRKMLRLEVRNAQTPIERKPEWIKTRAKMGPEYTKMQNLVKSEGLHTVCQEAGCPNIYECWEDREATFLIGGDQCTRRCDFCQIDTGKPEALDRDEPRRVGESVVTMDLNYATITGVARDDLPDGGAWLYAETVRQIHQQTAEREAGRTKVELLAPDFNAVPELLQEVFASRPEVFAHNVETVPRIFKRIRPGFRYERSLKVITEARDYGLVTKSNLILGMGETREEISEALQQLHDAGCELVTITQYLRPSVRHHPVERWVKPQEFVELKDEAEQIGFSGVMSGPLVRSSYRAGRLYQMAIEQRQFAAPQRGGSYVASQAV, from the coding sequence GTGTCCGCAGTCTCACCCGACGGACGCAAGATGCTGCGCCTGGAGGTCCGCAACGCCCAGACCCCCATCGAGCGCAAGCCCGAGTGGATCAAGACGCGGGCGAAAATGGGCCCCGAGTACACGAAGATGCAGAACCTCGTGAAGAGCGAGGGCCTGCACACGGTCTGCCAGGAAGCCGGCTGCCCCAACATCTACGAGTGCTGGGAGGACCGCGAGGCGACCTTCCTCATCGGCGGCGACCAGTGCACCCGGCGCTGCGACTTCTGCCAGATCGACACCGGCAAGCCCGAGGCGCTCGACCGCGACGAGCCCCGCCGCGTCGGCGAGTCCGTGGTCACGATGGACCTGAACTACGCCACCATCACCGGCGTCGCCCGCGACGACCTCCCGGACGGCGGCGCCTGGCTGTACGCCGAGACCGTGCGCCAGATCCACCAGCAGACCGCCGAGCGCGAGGCCGGCCGCACCAAGGTCGAGCTGCTCGCCCCCGACTTCAACGCCGTACCGGAGCTGCTGCAGGAGGTCTTCGCCTCCCGCCCCGAGGTCTTCGCGCACAACGTCGAGACGGTGCCGCGGATCTTCAAGCGCATCCGCCCCGGCTTCCGCTACGAGCGCTCCCTGAAGGTCATCACCGAGGCCCGCGACTACGGCCTGGTCACCAAGTCCAACCTCATCCTCGGCATGGGCGAGACCCGCGAGGAGATCAGCGAGGCGCTCCAGCAGCTGCATGACGCGGGCTGCGAGCTGGTGACGATCACGCAGTACCTGCGCCCGTCCGTGCGCCACCACCCGGTGGAGCGCTGGGTCAAGCCGCAGGAGTTCGTGGAGCTGAAGGACGAGGCCGAGCAGATCGGCTTCTCCGGTGTGATGTCCGGCCCGCTGGTGCGGTCCTCCTACCGTGCCGGGCGGCTCTACCAGATGGCCATCGAGCAGCGTCAATTTGCTGCTCCGCAGCGGGGTGGTTCCTACGTCGCCTCGCAGGCGGTGTGA
- a CDS encoding arsenate reductase family protein yields MEIWINPACSKCRSALTLLDAEGAEYTVRRYLEDVPGEDEIREVLDRLGLEPWDITRTQEAVAKELGVKEWARDAGSRDRWVRALAEHPKLIQRPIITAQDGTAVVARTDDAVRDALSREG; encoded by the coding sequence ATGGAGATCTGGATCAATCCGGCCTGTTCCAAGTGCCGTAGCGCCCTCACGTTGCTCGACGCCGAGGGGGCCGAGTACACCGTCCGCCGTTACCTGGAGGACGTGCCCGGCGAGGACGAGATCCGGGAGGTGCTCGATCGGCTGGGACTGGAGCCGTGGGACATCACGCGCACCCAGGAAGCCGTCGCCAAGGAGCTCGGGGTCAAGGAGTGGGCGCGGGACGCCGGCTCCCGGGACCGGTGGGTCAGGGCTCTGGCCGAGCACCCGAAGCTGATCCAGCGGCCGATCATCACCGCGCAGGACGGTACGGCCGTTGTCGCGCGCACCGATGACGCCGTGCGGGACGCTCTGTCCCGGGAGGGCTGA
- the glnA gene encoding type I glutamate--ammonia ligase, whose translation MFQNADEAKKFIADEDVKFIDVRFCDLPGVMQHFTIPATAFDPAEELAFDGSSIRGFQAIHESDMALRADLSTARVDPFRRDKTVNVNFFIHDPITGEQYSRDPRNVAKKAEAYLASTGIADTAYFGPEAEFYVFDSVRFKTAENEAYYHIDSEAGAWNTGALEDNRGYKVRYKGGYFPAPPVDHFADLRAEISLELAASGLQVERQHHEVGTAGQAEINYKFNTLLAAADDLQLFKYIVKNVAWRNGKTATFMPKPIFGDNGSGMHVHQSLWTGGQPLFYDEAGYAGLSDTARYYIGGILKHAPSLLAFTNPTVNSYHRLVPGFEAPINLVYSQRNRSAAMRIPITGSNPKAKRVEFRAPDSSGNPYLAFSALLLAGLDGIKNKIEPAEPIDKDLYELAPEEHAGVAQVPTSLPAVLDRLEADHEFLLQGDVFTPDLIETWIDYKRANEIAPLQLRPHPHEFEMYFDV comes from the coding sequence ATGTTCCAGAACGCCGACGAGGCCAAGAAGTTCATCGCCGACGAGGACGTGAAGTTCATCGACGTCCGGTTCTGCGACCTGCCGGGCGTGATGCAGCACTTCACGATCCCTGCCACGGCCTTCGACCCGGCCGAGGAGCTCGCGTTCGACGGCTCCTCGATCCGCGGCTTCCAGGCCATCCACGAGTCCGACATGGCGCTCCGCGCCGACCTGTCCACCGCGCGCGTCGACCCGTTCCGCCGCGACAAGACGGTCAACGTCAACTTCTTCATCCACGACCCGATCACGGGCGAGCAGTACTCCCGTGACCCGCGGAACGTGGCGAAGAAGGCGGAGGCCTACCTCGCCTCCACCGGCATCGCCGACACCGCGTACTTCGGCCCCGAGGCCGAGTTCTACGTCTTCGACAGCGTGCGCTTCAAGACCGCCGAGAACGAGGCGTACTACCACATCGACTCCGAGGCGGGTGCCTGGAACACGGGCGCGCTGGAGGACAACCGCGGTTACAAGGTCCGCTACAAGGGCGGTTACTTCCCGGCCCCGCCGGTCGACCACTTCGCCGACCTGCGCGCGGAGATCTCCCTGGAGCTGGCCGCCTCCGGCCTGCAGGTCGAGCGCCAGCACCACGAGGTGGGCACCGCCGGCCAGGCCGAGATCAACTACAAGTTCAACACGCTGCTCGCCGCGGCCGACGACCTGCAGCTCTTCAAGTACATCGTGAAGAACGTCGCCTGGCGCAACGGCAAGACCGCGACCTTCATGCCGAAGCCGATCTTCGGTGACAACGGCTCGGGCATGCACGTGCACCAGTCGCTGTGGACGGGCGGCCAGCCGCTCTTCTACGACGAGGCCGGTTACGCGGGCCTGTCGGACACCGCCCGCTACTACATCGGCGGCATCCTCAAGCACGCCCCGTCGCTGCTCGCCTTCACCAACCCGACGGTGAACTCGTACCACCGTCTGGTCCCGGGCTTCGAGGCCCCGATCAACCTGGTGTACTCGCAGCGCAACCGCTCCGCCGCGATGCGTATCCCGATCACGGGCTCCAACCCGAAGGCCAAGCGCGTCGAGTTCCGCGCGCCCGACTCCTCCGGCAACCCGTACCTGGCCTTCTCGGCCCTGCTGCTCGCGGGCCTGGACGGCATCAAGAACAAGATCGAGCCGGCCGAGCCGATCGACAAGGACCTCTACGAGCTGGCTCCCGAGGAGCACGCGGGCGTCGCCCAGGTCCCGACCTCCCTCCCGGCCGTCCTCGACCGCCTCGAGGCCGACCACGAGTTCCTCCTCCAGGGCGACGTCTTCACGCCGGACCTGATCGAGACGTGGATCGACTACAAGCGCGCGAACGAGATCGCCCCGCTGCAGCTGCGTCCGCACCCGCACGAGTTCGAGATGTACTTCGACGTGTGA
- the lipB gene encoding lipoyl(octanoyl) transferase LipB: MGELRFVRMGFGADAVEYQQAWDEQRRVHAARFEDEIPDTVLLLEHPPVYTAGRRTAANERPLDGTPVIDVDRGGKITWHGPGQLVGYPIQKLPRPVDVVAHVRRLEEALIRTCAEFGLETTRVEGRSGVWVLGDPVEQRPSFGGLALDFDPRLTDDEFDPRLNGPEYAPSNAGQRREDRKIAAIGIRVAKGVTMHGFALNVNPDNKWFDRIIPCGIRDAGVASLAAELGRDVTIDEVLPVVERHLTDVLENAELKPRLVDKTPVTVSPSGF; encoded by the coding sequence GTGGGTGAGTTGCGGTTCGTGCGCATGGGGTTCGGAGCGGACGCCGTCGAGTACCAGCAGGCGTGGGACGAGCAGCGCCGGGTGCACGCGGCGCGGTTCGAGGACGAGATCCCCGACACGGTTCTGCTTCTCGAACACCCTCCGGTGTACACGGCGGGCCGGCGCACGGCGGCCAACGAGCGGCCCCTGGACGGCACGCCGGTCATCGACGTGGACCGCGGCGGCAAGATCACCTGGCACGGCCCGGGCCAGCTCGTCGGCTACCCGATCCAGAAGCTGCCGCGCCCCGTGGACGTCGTGGCCCATGTACGGCGGCTGGAGGAGGCCCTGATCCGCACCTGTGCGGAGTTCGGCCTGGAGACCACCCGCGTCGAGGGCCGCAGCGGGGTGTGGGTCCTGGGCGATCCGGTCGAACAGCGTCCGTCGTTCGGCGGACTCGCGCTGGACTTCGACCCCCGCCTGACGGACGACGAGTTCGACCCCCGCCTGAACGGCCCCGAGTACGCCCCCTCCAACGCCGGCCAGCGGCGCGAGGACCGCAAGATCGCGGCGATCGGGATCCGGGTCGCGAAGGGCGTGACCATGCACGGCTTCGCCCTGAACGTGAACCCGGACAACAAGTGGTTCGACCGGATCATCCCCTGCGGGATCCGCGACGCGGGCGTCGCCTCGCTGGCCGCCGAGCTCGGCCGGGACGTCACGATCGACGAGGTGCTGCCGGTCGTCGAGCGGCACCTCACGGACGTACTGGAGAACGCGGAGCTGAAGCCGCGGCTGGTCGACAAGACGCCGGTGACTGTCAGCCCGTCGGGCTTTTGA
- a CDS encoding SCO2583/SCO2584 N-terminal domain-containing protein — translation MPEQHEHDDQEREFDLRWADNAEHKEPSARARMLAARWKENPPGPVPFRGEPDHVARRQRRSGWVSTAIVLGCVAGVIVLLGYINFRAGY, via the coding sequence ATGCCGGAGCAGCACGAACACGACGATCAAGAACGCGAGTTCGACCTGAGGTGGGCGGACAACGCCGAGCACAAGGAGCCCTCGGCGCGGGCCCGTATGCTCGCCGCGCGCTGGAAGGAGAACCCGCCCGGGCCGGTTCCGTTCCGGGGTGAGCCCGATCATGTGGCCCGGCGGCAGCGCCGGTCGGGCTGGGTGTCGACGGCCATCGTGCTGGGCTGCGTCGCCGGGGTGATCGTGCTGCTGGGCTACATCAACTTCCGCGCGGGCTACTAG
- a CDS encoding SCO2195 family GlnR-regulated protein: MQAAPVRATAIPSFTTALRAVESLLMSSGQRTARRNAWTSVLEDRRRAKDRVEAQRVLDQVTTVRS; the protein is encoded by the coding sequence ATGCAGGCCGCGCCCGTTCGCGCCACCGCCATCCCGTCGTTCACCACTGCACTGCGTGCCGTCGAGTCGCTGCTGATGAGCAGCGGCCAGCGCACCGCTCGTCGCAACGCCTGGACGTCCGTGCTGGAGGACCGCCGTCGCGCCAAGGACAGGGTCGAGGCGCAGCGCGTCCTGGACCAGGTCACCACGGTCCGTTCCTGA
- the pspAB gene encoding PspA-associated protein PspAB, producing the protein MGLLDILLGRTKPVAPDLDQLFGLPSAAITLEAAAGFRPTGSGAVCFATVEGAVFEQTHREVQALLDADAEREGRPVQLTRDGYGYSWLVSRRSPEQLPELVNDLHAVNSAMEVNGFGPQLLCSLAGFEYAGGEEPDAGDRSDGSDEAERGEPRRRLALVYLYKRGTFYPFAPLPDTTEHRDNPLELRVRAALANDLRIEQDLNRWFPLWGAPGL; encoded by the coding sequence ATGGGGCTGCTGGACATTCTGCTGGGCCGCACGAAACCGGTCGCGCCCGATCTCGACCAGCTCTTCGGGCTGCCGTCGGCGGCGATCACGCTGGAGGCGGCGGCCGGGTTCCGGCCCACCGGGAGCGGCGCGGTGTGCTTCGCCACGGTCGAGGGCGCGGTCTTCGAGCAGACGCACCGCGAGGTACAGGCGCTGCTCGACGCGGACGCCGAGCGCGAGGGCCGGCCTGTGCAGCTGACGCGGGACGGCTACGGCTACTCGTGGCTGGTCTCCCGGCGCAGTCCCGAGCAGTTGCCGGAGCTGGTCAACGACCTGCACGCGGTGAACAGCGCGATGGAGGTCAACGGCTTCGGCCCGCAGCTGCTGTGCTCGCTGGCGGGATTCGAGTACGCGGGGGGCGAGGAGCCGGATGCGGGTGATCGGTCGGACGGGAGCGACGAGGCGGAGAGGGGCGAGCCGAGGCGGCGGCTGGCGCTCGTCTACCTCTACAAGCGCGGCACCTTCTACCCCTTCGCGCCCCTGCCCGATACGACGGAACACCGCGACAACCCGCTGGAGCTGCGGGTGCGGGCGGCGCTCGCGAACGATCTGCGGATCGAGCAGGACCTGAACCGCTGGTTCCCGCTGTGGGGCGCCCCCGGCCTGTGA
- a CDS encoding winged helix DNA-binding domain-containing protein, whose product MGDGLRHIGVAERRARLGVRHRLAGAARAGRPEDVAESLVALHGTDPATVYLAVGARLAEPGKTVAETERALYEERALVRMHGMRHTVFVFPTGLTAVVHASTGLAVAARERTTLVKHMAAAGAPDAAWLAEVEEAALAALARRGQATAAELARDEPRLREQFVYGAGKSYEGVHTVSTRLLRVLGVEGKVVRGRPLGSWTSSQFRWAVAPEHPELDVAGAQAELVRRWLAACGPATEADLKWWTGWRVTEVRRALAAIGARAVALDEGTGYVLDGDDGPVAGPAEPWAALLPGLDPTAMGWQGRQWYLAPELWPSLFDRSGNVGPTVWWNGRVVGGWAQRRDGEIVWRLLEDLGGAERRAVEAAVAMEAEALRGWVGPARVTPRFRTPLERELSA is encoded by the coding sequence ATGGGTGACGGGCTGCGGCACATCGGGGTGGCGGAGCGGCGGGCGCGGCTGGGGGTGCGGCATCGGCTGGCCGGGGCGGCTCGGGCCGGGCGGCCGGAGGACGTCGCCGAGTCCCTGGTCGCGCTGCACGGCACCGATCCGGCGACCGTGTACCTGGCCGTGGGGGCACGGCTGGCGGAGCCCGGGAAGACCGTCGCGGAGACCGAGCGGGCGCTGTACGAGGAGCGGGCGCTGGTCCGGATGCACGGCATGCGGCACACCGTGTTCGTGTTCCCCACCGGGCTGACGGCCGTCGTGCACGCCTCGACCGGCCTCGCGGTGGCCGCCCGGGAGCGGACCACGCTGGTCAAGCACATGGCTGCGGCGGGGGCGCCGGACGCGGCCTGGCTCGCGGAGGTCGAGGAGGCGGCGCTGGCCGCGCTGGCGCGGCGCGGGCAGGCGACGGCGGCCGAACTCGCCCGGGACGAACCGCGGTTGCGCGAGCAGTTCGTGTACGGGGCAGGGAAGAGCTACGAGGGCGTGCACACCGTTTCGACGCGGCTGCTGCGGGTGCTGGGCGTCGAGGGGAAGGTCGTGCGGGGGCGGCCGCTGGGCTCCTGGACGTCCTCGCAGTTCCGGTGGGCGGTGGCGCCCGAGCATCCCGAGCTGGACGTGGCCGGGGCACAGGCGGAGCTGGTCCGGCGCTGGCTGGCGGCGTGCGGGCCGGCGACGGAGGCCGACCTGAAGTGGTGGACGGGGTGGCGGGTCACCGAGGTACGCCGGGCGCTCGCGGCGATCGGGGCGCGGGCCGTGGCCCTGGACGAGGGGACGGGGTACGTACTCGACGGCGACGACGGTCCGGTGGCGGGGCCGGCGGAGCCGTGGGCGGCGTTGCTGCCGGGGCTCGACCCCACGGCGATGGGGTGGCAGGGGCGACAGTGGTATCTGGCACCGGAACTGTGGCCGTCGCTGTTCGACCGGAGCGGCAACGTGGGGCCGACGGTGTGGTGGAACGGACGGGTGGTGGGCGGGTGGGCCCAGCGCCGGGACGGGGAGATCGTCTGGCGGTTGCTGGAGGATCTCGGGGGTGCGGAGCGGCGGGCGGTGGAGGCCGCGGTCGCCATGGAGGCGGAGGCGCTGCGGGGGTGGGTGGGGCCGGCTCGGGTGACGCCTCGGTTCCGGACGCCACTGGAGCGGGAGTTGTCCGCGTAA
- a CDS encoding RDD family protein: protein MDKRQAIGSWLSGPRAAAEDAGVDFGYRGQQLGLPEEGPGSIARPGRRLGALAVDWGICVLIAYGLITDGYGQATSNWALLLFFLMSVLTVGTVGFTPGKRLFGLRVVVLETGDVNPLRALLRTALLCVAIPALIWDRDGRGLHDRLAHTVEVRI, encoded by the coding sequence GTGGACAAGAGGCAAGCAATCGGATCCTGGCTCTCGGGCCCCCGCGCGGCCGCCGAGGACGCCGGTGTCGACTTCGGATACCGGGGTCAGCAGCTCGGTCTCCCCGAGGAGGGGCCGGGCTCCATCGCCCGCCCGGGACGCCGGCTCGGGGCGCTGGCCGTCGACTGGGGCATCTGTGTCTTGATCGCATACGGTCTCATTACGGACGGCTATGGTCAGGCGACGAGCAACTGGGCGCTGCTGCTGTTCTTCCTGATGAGCGTCCTGACCGTGGGCACGGTCGGCTTCACCCCGGGAAAGCGACTCTTCGGCCTGCGCGTGGTCGTCCTGGAGACCGGCGACGTCAACCCGCTGCGCGCCCTGCTGCGCACGGCCCTGCTGTGCGTCGCGATCCCGGCCCTGATCTGGGACCGCGACGGCCGCGGCCTGCACGACCGGCTGGCCCACACGGTCGAAGTACGGATCTGA